From Humisphaera borealis, the proteins below share one genomic window:
- a CDS encoding sulfatase family protein produces MRLRSLLLLSVCLSLFTVSARAADVPAKPNILFILADDLGYGDLGCFGHPRIKSPNLDALAGQGIRLTQCYSASAVCSPSRSAILTGRTPHRNGVYTWIAEGAEVHLRTSEVTLPEILKEIGYATCHVGKWHLNGKFNSPDQPQPGDHGYDHWMATQNNAAPSHMNPKNFVRNGKPVGELQGFSAPLVADEAIDWLSSKRDKSKPFLLSVWAHEPHLPIESDPQFMKLYADLSPDFQQHHGNVTQLDSAVGKLLKALDDQKLAENTIVVFTADNGPEGDGTKGRTRGSPGDLRGRKRSMYEGGIRVPGIVRWPGKIKPGTTIETPVVGSDWFATLATATGGKMPTDRTIDGVNMLPVLTGQAASVERPIPLYWRLNMSPPKENLHMAMRVGDWKLLASQDFSNFELYNLKSDPQEKTDLKATDAPRFEAMRKQLETLNAQIIKEGPDWWTRLSPNGGGPKKDKPRKD; encoded by the coding sequence ATGCGATTGCGCTCCCTGCTCCTTCTCTCGGTCTGCCTGAGTCTTTTCACCGTTTCCGCTCGCGCCGCCGACGTCCCGGCCAAGCCGAACATCCTCTTCATCCTCGCCGACGACCTCGGCTACGGCGACCTCGGCTGCTTCGGGCACCCGCGCATCAAGTCGCCCAACCTCGACGCGCTCGCCGGCCAGGGCATTCGCCTCACGCAGTGTTACTCGGCGAGCGCGGTCTGTTCGCCGTCGCGATCGGCGATCCTCACCGGTCGCACGCCGCACCGTAACGGCGTCTACACTTGGATCGCCGAGGGTGCTGAGGTCCACCTTCGGACCAGTGAAGTCACGCTGCCGGAGATTCTCAAGGAGATCGGCTACGCCACCTGTCACGTCGGCAAGTGGCACCTGAACGGCAAGTTCAACTCGCCCGATCAGCCCCAGCCCGGCGACCATGGTTACGACCACTGGATGGCGACGCAGAACAACGCCGCCCCCAGCCATATGAACCCGAAGAACTTTGTCCGCAACGGCAAGCCGGTCGGGGAGTTGCAGGGCTTTTCCGCGCCGCTGGTCGCCGACGAGGCGATCGACTGGCTGTCGAGCAAGCGTGACAAGTCCAAGCCGTTCCTGCTGTCGGTCTGGGCACACGAGCCGCACCTGCCGATCGAAAGCGATCCGCAGTTCATGAAGCTCTACGCGGACCTGTCGCCGGACTTTCAGCAGCACCACGGCAACGTGACGCAGCTCGACTCTGCCGTCGGCAAGCTGCTCAAGGCGCTGGACGATCAGAAGCTGGCGGAGAACACGATCGTGGTGTTCACCGCCGACAACGGCCCCGAAGGCGACGGCACCAAAGGCCGCACCCGCGGCAGCCCCGGCGACCTGCGGGGTCGCAAACGATCGATGTACGAAGGGGGAATTCGCGTGCCGGGCATCGTCCGCTGGCCGGGAAAGATCAAGCCGGGGACCACGATCGAAACCCCCGTCGTCGGCAGCGACTGGTTCGCCACGCTGGCCACCGCCACCGGCGGGAAGATGCCAACCGACCGTACCATCGACGGCGTCAACATGCTGCCGGTGCTGACCGGCCAGGCGGCGTCCGTCGAACGCCCCATCCCGCTCTACTGGCGGCTGAACATGTCGCCGCCGAAGGAGAACCTGCACATGGCGATGCGCGTCGGCGACTGGAAGCTGCTGGCGTCGCAGGATTTTTCGAACTTCGAGCTTTACAACCTCAAGTCCGATCCGCAGGAAAAAACGGACCTCAAAGCCACCGACGCTCCGCGGTTCGAGGCGATGCGCAAGCAACTCGAGACACTGAACGCACAGATCATCAAGGAAGGCCCCGACTGGTGGACCCGCCTAAGCCCCAACGGCGGCGGCCCGAAGAAGGACAAGCCACGGAAGGATTAA
- a CDS encoding DoxX family protein, whose amino-acid sequence MTGSKKQRLIGWILSVLLVAFLIGASAMGKFTEWPGKAEMFQKMGFTTDLMFKIGIVETVVAVLFLIPRMGFLAAILLTGYLGGATVTHVRVGDVFFMPVLIGVLVWVALGLRNPAIFSLAMGKKVHNG is encoded by the coding sequence ATGACAGGTTCGAAAAAGCAGCGATTGATCGGCTGGATTCTGAGCGTCCTGCTGGTGGCGTTCCTCATCGGCGCTAGCGCCATGGGCAAGTTCACCGAGTGGCCGGGCAAAGCGGAGATGTTCCAGAAAATGGGCTTCACCACCGACCTGATGTTCAAGATCGGCATCGTCGAAACGGTGGTGGCGGTGCTGTTCCTGATCCCGCGAATGGGTTTCCTCGCGGCGATCCTCCTCACCGGCTATCTCGGCGGCGCGACCGTCACCCATGTCCGCGTCGGCGACGTGTTCTTCATGCCCGTCCTCATCGGCGTACTCGTCTGGGTGGCCCTGGGTCTGCGCAACCCGGCGATCTTCTCGCTGGCAATGGGGAAGAAGGTTCACAACGGGTAA